The following proteins are co-located in the Macrobrachium rosenbergii isolate ZJJX-2024 chromosome 26, ASM4041242v1, whole genome shotgun sequence genome:
- the CSN6 gene encoding COP9 signalosome complex subunit 6, which produces MSSMEVDEEMVAEPTSSSAQSSGVSTTESASKAASASTSGVAPTSPAPPPAQPQMSASSGPSGFGDTGTVESVMASPGTMGSVSVSLHPLVILNISEHWTRQRAKEGKPSQVLGALIGKQTGRHIEIMNSFELSYDVLDGHIIINRDYYTLKEEQYKQVFSDLDLLGWYTTGDTPGPPDLLVHKQICDLLDSPVFLKLNPMARDTDLPVSIYESVLDLVNGTSTMLLVELQYTLATEEAERIGVDHVARMSSHDTQESSLVAENLQAQYSAIKMLASRVRLISEYVRASQRGEVEFNHEILRQVNALAHRLPVLNSDKFRGEFYNQCNDVALMSYLGTITKCCNTMNRFINRFNLLHERLAMGRRMRGLFF; this is translated from the exons ATGTCGAGCATGGAAGTGGACGAAGAAATGGTGGCGGAGCCCACCTCCTCCTCTGCTCAATCTAGTGGAGTGAGCACTACTGAAAGTGCCAGCAAGGCTGCAAGTGCATCAACATCTGGGGTTGCTCCTACTTCTCCTGCACCCCCACCAGCTCAGCCTCAGATGT CTGCTAGTAGTGGACCCTCTGGCTTTGGTGACACTGGCACTGTGGAGTCAGTGATGGCTTCTCCTGGAACAATGGGTAGTGTATCAGTTTCCCTTCACCCTCTTGTGATACTCAACATATCCGAGCACTGGACGCGTCAGAGAGCTAAAGAGGGAAAACCATCACAAG TGCTTGGTGCTCTTATTGGAAAGCAGACAGGGCGACACATTGAGATTATGAATTCCTTTGAGCTGAGCTATGATGTGCTTGACGGCCATATAATTATTAATCGAGATTACTACACCCTGAAAGAAGAACAGT ATAAACAGGTATTCAGCGACTTGGATCTGCTAGGATGGTATACCACTGGGGACACTCCTGGCCCACCTGATCTTTTGGTCCATAAGCAAATTTGCGATCTTTTAGATAGTCCAGTCTTCTTGAAGCTCAATCCAATGGCAAGAGATACAGAT TTGCCTGTTAGTATTTATGAAAGCGTCCTCGATTTAGTGAATGGAACGTCTACAATGTTATTGGTGGAATTGCAGTATACACTAGCAACTGAGGAAGCTGAACGAATAGGCGTAGATCATGTGGCAAGAATGTCTTCACATGACACTCAGGAAAGCTCTTTAG ttGCTGAAAATCTTCAGGCTCAGTACAGTGCCATCAAGATGCTAGCAAGCCGCGTCAGGTTGATATCCGAGTATGTACGAGCCAGTCAGCGTGGAGAAGTTGAATTTAATCATGAGATTCTTCGCCAGGTGAATGCTCTGGCACATCGGCTACCCGTTCTCAATAGTGATAAATTCAGGGGCGAGTTTTATAAT caATGCAACGATGTGGCTCTCATGTCTTACCTAGGAACCATCACCAAATGCTGCAACACAATGAACAGGTTTATAAATCGATTTAACCTTCTGCATGAAAGGTTAGCCATGGGAAGAAGAATGCGTGGGTTGTTCTTCTGA
- the LOC136853006 gene encoding TAF5-like RNA polymerase II p300/CBP-associated factor-associated factor 65 kDa subunit 5L isoform X2 — translation MKKLLGSGGATSSSEQQAGVLGLVSPSTPNTFTFSTTSTQHTHVDHQYVRLKSWMMEASEPCRSELSQVLFPLFVHLYLELVTGTGRQAANKFFKKHYQVFLVNRDYEHTLSQVIGASGVNASGDLNSSPVIQNLKSGKYLVRLSELTLNYFLRYLKASENPTLLQIFNTYIEVEVDESGAGSTGAVFRTPDASSLGSGNLVNGHTPESLSSEAASTADGMDCSVEELRKVKEVMSAIRIALPTPPSLCVYTVYNAYNGLSCATVNKQGRLLSCGFEDSVIKLWKLTPSDHNAGLGRAKTGMGPRGGISHTLLACDDSRTEDDEEGMEEEERDEDEMAADLRNGGRRRNRGGELFALRGHSGPVYDMAFTHESSHLLSVSEDCTMRLWDLESGQAVALYRGHQYPAWCLAVAPLTMYMATGSYDTTVRIWYTDATYPLRTLSGHTRSVDSVAFHPNGSYLASGSCDRSIRLWQVTDGDVARILPHHKTAINSLAFSPNGKYLASGGEDGTVAVWDLAAGRVITELFSGTQATTGIPGVSTPHMDSVVDLSWSTDSSLLMSASSDGCVRTSQLKQGIASDGGSAWDLCEVGQFQCCGNSNGSSTSYVLGGSLLHTSFTCHNYLTAVVAQDVER, via the exons GCTCAAGTCCTGGATGATGGAGGCCAGTGAGCCATGCCGTTCGGAATTGTCACAAGTTCTGTTTCCGCTTTTCGTTCATTTGTATCTGGAACTCGTCACCGGCACTGGCCGTCAGGCAGCtaacaaatttttcaaaaaacattACCAG gtgTTCTTGGTGAATCGTGACTATGAGCACACACTGTCACAAGTCATAGGCGCTTCGGGTGTGAACGCATCTGGAGATCTTAACTCCTCTCCTGTCATTCAGAATCttaa GAGTGGAAAGTATTTGGTACGTCTGAGTGAGCTGACGCTCAACTACTTCTTAAGGTACCTCAAAGCTAGTGAAAATCCTACTTTGCTTCAA ATTTTCAACACTTACATTGAAGTTGAGGTTGATGAATCCGGTGCTGGGAGTACTGGCGCAGTTTTCAGGACTCCGGATGCCAGTTCCTTGGGTTCTGGTAATTTAGTCAATGGACACACTCCTGAGTCCCTTTCTTCTGAGGCAGCATCCACAGCTGATGGAATGGACTGTAGTGTAGAGGAACTGAGGAAAGTGAAAGAGGTGATGTCTGCCATCAGAATAGCCCTGCCAACACCACCTTCTCTGTGTGTGTACACTGTGTATAATGCGTACAATGGTCTTAGTTGTGCAACTGTGAACAAACAGGGTAGGCTGCTATCTTGTGGATTCGAAGACAGTGTGATAAAGCTGTGGAAACTGACACCCTCAGATCATAATGCAGGTTTGGGTAGGGCAAAGACAGGGATGGGTCCTAGAGGTGGGATATCCCACACACTCTTAGCTTGTGATGACTCACGgactgaagatgatgaagagggaatggaagaagaggagagggatGAGGACGAAATGGCAGCAGATTTACGGAATGGGGGCAGAAGGAGAAATCGCGGAGGTGAATTATTTGCGTTGAGAGGCCATAGTGGACCTGTTTACGATATGGCTTTTACTCATGAGTCAAGTCATTTATTATCTGTCAGTGAAGATTGTACTATGCGTTTGTGGGATTTGGAGAGTGGTCAGGCAGTGGCATTATATAGAGGACATCAGTACCCAGCTTGGTGCTTGGCAGTTGCCCCACTCACAATGTATATGGCAACTGGGTCCTATGATACCACTGTGAGAATATGGTATACAGATGCAACATATCCTCTGCGTACCCTCAGTGGTCATACTCGCTCTGTGGATAGTGTAGCCTTCCACCCTAATGGCTCCTACTTGGCATCTGGATCGTGTGATCGTAGCATTAGGCTTTGGCAAGTGACAGACGGGGATGTTGCAAGGATTTTGCCTCATCACAAGACTGCTATTAATTCCTTAGCCTTTTCCCCAAATGGAAA GTATCTTGCATCTGGCGGTGAAGATGGAACAGTTGCTGTTTGGGACCTGGCTGCGGGTCGGGTTATAACAGAACTCTTTAGTGGAACACAAGCAACTACGGGGATCCCTGGGGTATCGACGCCTCACATGGACTCGGTTGTTGATCTCAGCTGGTCAACAGACTCATCTCTGTTAATGTCTGCTTCAAGTGATGGATGTGTACGCACAAGTCAGCTTAAGCAAGGAATAGCTAG TGATGGAGGATCTGCATGGGACCTGTGTGAGGTGGGCCAGTTTCAGTGCTGTGGCAATTCAAATGGCAGTAGTACAAGTTACGTATTGGGCGGATCCCTACTTCACACTTCTTTCACCTGTCACAACTACCTCACTGCTGTCGTAGCACAGGATGTTGAGAGATAG
- the LOC136853006 gene encoding TAF5-like RNA polymerase II p300/CBP-associated factor-associated factor 65 kDa subunit 5L isoform X3, which translates to MVFSIHCTVLKSWMMEASEPCRSELSQVLFPLFVHLYLELVTGTGRQAANKFFKKHYQVFLVNRDYEHTLSQVIGASGVNASGDLNSSPVIQNLKSGKYLVRLSELTLNYFLRYLKASENPTLLQIFNTYIEVEVDESGAGSTGAVFRTPDASSLGSGNLVNGHTPESLSSEAASTADGMDCSVEELRKVKEVMSAIRIALPTPPSLCVYTVYNAYNGLSCATVNKQGRLLSCGFEDSVIKLWKLTPSDHNAGLGRAKTGMGPRGGISHTLLACDDSRTEDDEEGMEEEERDEDEMAADLRNGGRRRNRGGELFALRGHSGPVYDMAFTHESSHLLSVSEDCTMRLWDLESGQAVALYRGHQYPAWCLAVAPLTMYMATGSYDTTVRIWYTDATYPLRTLSGHTRSVDSVAFHPNGSYLASGSCDRSIRLWQVTDGDVARILPHHKTAINSLAFSPNGKYLASGGEDGTVAVWDLAAGRVITELFSGTQATTGIPGVSTPHMDSVVDLSWSTDSSLLMSASSDGCVRTSQLKQGIASDGGSAWDLCEVGQFQCCGNSNGSSTSYVLGGSLLHTSFTCHNYLTAVVAQDVER; encoded by the exons ATGGTTTTCTCCATTCACTGTACAGT GCTCAAGTCCTGGATGATGGAGGCCAGTGAGCCATGCCGTTCGGAATTGTCACAAGTTCTGTTTCCGCTTTTCGTTCATTTGTATCTGGAACTCGTCACCGGCACTGGCCGTCAGGCAGCtaacaaatttttcaaaaaacattACCAG gtgTTCTTGGTGAATCGTGACTATGAGCACACACTGTCACAAGTCATAGGCGCTTCGGGTGTGAACGCATCTGGAGATCTTAACTCCTCTCCTGTCATTCAGAATCttaa GAGTGGAAAGTATTTGGTACGTCTGAGTGAGCTGACGCTCAACTACTTCTTAAGGTACCTCAAAGCTAGTGAAAATCCTACTTTGCTTCAA ATTTTCAACACTTACATTGAAGTTGAGGTTGATGAATCCGGTGCTGGGAGTACTGGCGCAGTTTTCAGGACTCCGGATGCCAGTTCCTTGGGTTCTGGTAATTTAGTCAATGGACACACTCCTGAGTCCCTTTCTTCTGAGGCAGCATCCACAGCTGATGGAATGGACTGTAGTGTAGAGGAACTGAGGAAAGTGAAAGAGGTGATGTCTGCCATCAGAATAGCCCTGCCAACACCACCTTCTCTGTGTGTGTACACTGTGTATAATGCGTACAATGGTCTTAGTTGTGCAACTGTGAACAAACAGGGTAGGCTGCTATCTTGTGGATTCGAAGACAGTGTGATAAAGCTGTGGAAACTGACACCCTCAGATCATAATGCAGGTTTGGGTAGGGCAAAGACAGGGATGGGTCCTAGAGGTGGGATATCCCACACACTCTTAGCTTGTGATGACTCACGgactgaagatgatgaagagggaatggaagaagaggagagggatGAGGACGAAATGGCAGCAGATTTACGGAATGGGGGCAGAAGGAGAAATCGCGGAGGTGAATTATTTGCGTTGAGAGGCCATAGTGGACCTGTTTACGATATGGCTTTTACTCATGAGTCAAGTCATTTATTATCTGTCAGTGAAGATTGTACTATGCGTTTGTGGGATTTGGAGAGTGGTCAGGCAGTGGCATTATATAGAGGACATCAGTACCCAGCTTGGTGCTTGGCAGTTGCCCCACTCACAATGTATATGGCAACTGGGTCCTATGATACCACTGTGAGAATATGGTATACAGATGCAACATATCCTCTGCGTACCCTCAGTGGTCATACTCGCTCTGTGGATAGTGTAGCCTTCCACCCTAATGGCTCCTACTTGGCATCTGGATCGTGTGATCGTAGCATTAGGCTTTGGCAAGTGACAGACGGGGATGTTGCAAGGATTTTGCCTCATCACAAGACTGCTATTAATTCCTTAGCCTTTTCCCCAAATGGAAA GTATCTTGCATCTGGCGGTGAAGATGGAACAGTTGCTGTTTGGGACCTGGCTGCGGGTCGGGTTATAACAGAACTCTTTAGTGGAACACAAGCAACTACGGGGATCCCTGGGGTATCGACGCCTCACATGGACTCGGTTGTTGATCTCAGCTGGTCAACAGACTCATCTCTGTTAATGTCTGCTTCAAGTGATGGATGTGTACGCACAAGTCAGCTTAAGCAAGGAATAGCTAG TGATGGAGGATCTGCATGGGACCTGTGTGAGGTGGGCCAGTTTCAGTGCTGTGGCAATTCAAATGGCAGTAGTACAAGTTACGTATTGGGCGGATCCCTACTTCACACTTCTTTCACCTGTCACAACTACCTCACTGCTGTCGTAGCACAGGATGTTGAGAGATAG